A DNA window from Puntigrus tetrazona isolate hp1 unplaced genomic scaffold, ASM1883169v1 S000000644, whole genome shotgun sequence contains the following coding sequences:
- the LOC122334781 gene encoding uncharacterized protein LOC122334781, producing the protein MEIDTEEQITGSLLQTETEKERDLNGADKDKIAAERQCHVQDSAELPRRSERTCMPTEKMLAYQKDECCKKEKRLITLYEQWKLDARKARQTLKTDITDKQLAEIADSLEDKRNCILKLFSDIRQYVTPAADLRRKIDACEAVTNDIIKFVYDRMTTVDGEFDAEREKVRLSELKAHSYARSIYGSTASKMSVSMHSGSSCSASKRADAAAELAAKEVEYKMMETERQQKERIRTLEEQLRRELETQKFELERLQVEKDIEVARARVKSYDEEIKQETRSESTQNKQEEQRNKMLHQQSNVVQSTPLSEVTHLAQAVQDSIAINRLPIPEPAVFSGDPIQFVNWKASLIDRKGIPAADKLYYVKKYVSGSAHKYLEGTFFRNDEEAYKDAWDRLNQRYGQPFVIQRAFG; encoded by the coding sequence ATGGAAATTGATACAGAAGAACAAATAACTGGAAGCCTGcttcagacagagacagaaaaggaaagggATCTAAATGGTGcagataaagataaaattgCTGCAGAACGCCAGTGTCATGTGCAAGACAGTGCAGAACTCCCTCGACGTTCCGAACGTACTTGTATGCCTACGGAGAAAATGCTTGCTTATCAGAAAGATGAATgctgtaagaaagaaaaaaggttaaTAACTTTGTATGAGCAATGGAAGTTAGATGCCCGTAAAGCAAGACAGACCTTAAAAACAGACATAACTGATAAGCAACTGGCTGAAATTGCTGACTCTCTTGAGGATAAAAGGAACTGTATTCTGAAACTTTTCAGTGACATAAGACAATATGTTACACCTGCTGCTGATTTAAGACGTAAAATTGATGCATGTGAAGCTGTGACCAATGATATCATCAAATTTGTGTATGACAGAATGACAACTGTAGATGGCGAGTTtgatgcagagagagaaaaagttcGTCTAAGTGAACTAAAAGCACATAGTTATGCTCGCTCTATATATGGTTCAACTGCTTCAAAAATGAGTGTCAGCATGCACTCTGGATCTTCTTGTTCTGCAAGCAAACGTGCAGATGCTGCAGCAGAGCTGGCTGCAAAAGAGGTTGAATACAAGATGATGGAAACGGAAAGACAACAAAAGGAAAGAATAAGAACCTTAGAAGAGCAACTCAGAAGAGAGTTAGAAACTCAAAAGTTTGAGCTAGAACGGCTGCAGGTAGAAAAGGATATTGAAGTTGCTCGTGCCAGAGTAAAATCCtatgatgaagaaataaaacaagagacaAGAAGTGAGTCAACACAGAATAAACAAGAAGAGCAGagaaacaaaatgttacatCAGCAAAGCAATGTTGTACAGTCAACACCTCTCAGTGAAGTAACTCATCTTGCTCAAGCAGTTCAGGACAGTATAGCCATTAACAGGTTACCCATACCTGAACCCGCAGTGTTCAGCGGAGACCCAATTCAGTTTGTAAACTGGAAAGCGTCATTAATAGATAGAAAGGGCATCCCAGCAGCTGATAAACTCTATTATGTAAAAAAGTATGTGAGTGGCTCAGCACACAAATATCTTGAGGGCACCTTTTTTCGAAATGACGAAGAAGCCTATAAAGATGCTTGGGACAGACTAAACCAAAGATACGGCCAACCCTTTGTCATTCAAAGAGCGTTTGGATAA